A window of Rhinolophus ferrumequinum isolate MPI-CBG mRhiFer1 chromosome X, mRhiFer1_v1.p, whole genome shotgun sequence contains these coding sequences:
- the LOC117020099 gene encoding serine/threonine-protein phosphatase 4 regulatory subunit 3B-like — protein MKDGENEMEVQLSGTPGNPTDLKSQGPSSDNCNTCDFPKLSSPPPSQPQQPQLPLTHEAGPHTKSGATMKTPQIPFVNKYRRRVKLYALNEDQLWSYLDTGYVYSTYVDRLQGLSLLVRSESDGSLILESKIHPNTPYKKKRGILIVWSEAENHGMALSFKDRAGCREIWEDICRVQGIEPTVDITQDLLDISEEEECDEMSETGRPVELPNCELNNLEEIANLVTMAFVSHTGKERLALILEKEDYIPKLLQLLHTCETLGDIEGLHQLHEIIIRILLLNKTFLFEIMFSDECIMNVMGCLEYDPALTQPKRHREFLTQHAKFKEVVPITNCELRQKIHQTYRVQYILNIILPVPSLFEDSCLSNLKTFIFFNKVEIVHMLQKDNKFLPQVLAQLKDKTTDDDKRREFIFFFKEFCSFSQTLQPQSKDALLKTLTQLGILPALKIAISLDDVQIRSAATDIFACLVEYNPSVIREFIIKESLWNEDCNLFINLVIKRMICDTDQELGNALHLMGLLRSLLDADSVLVTRNNNCERSEFLHFFYKHCMHNLIAPLLDTTSEDTCEEDDILGTDKNSKNCLSALRFMRSIIGIKDEFYNRYIIKGNLLEPVVNALLENGSRYNMLNSAILELFEYIRVENIKSLVTHIVEKFYETLEWIEYVQTFKGLKMKYEQEKDRQSQIQKKLNFILYNKIFRKCDRVCEKEETCYKENIEEGEAVMQPLENDFQVHCMETEKTKENKNKEDIPKRTTSGDNKFTFPLSVGATNGTGSSTGSNIVGLVDYPDDDEEEKEDETPPMKRPHLSP, from the exons ATGAAGGATGGAGAGAATGAAATGGAAGTACAGCTCAGCGGGACTCCAGGGAACCCTACTGACCTCAAGAGCCAGGGTCCCAGTAGCGACAACTGCAACACCTGTGATTTTCCGAAACTGTCTTCTCCGCCACCGTCGCAGCCACAGCAACCTCAGTTGCCATTGACTCATGAAGCGGGGCCCCACACCAAGAGTGGGGCTACGATGAAGACGCCACAGATCCCTTTTGTGAACAAGTATCGTCGCCGCGTAAAACTTTATGCCCTGAATGAAGACCAGCTATGGTCCTATCTTGACACTGGATATGTCTACTCCACTTACGTGGACCGTCTCCAGGGACTGTCACTACTAGTACGGTCAGAGTCCGACGGCTCACTGATCTTGGAGTCAAAGATACATCCAAACACACCGtataagaaaaaaagggggataTTAATTGTTTGGTCCGAGGCTGAGAACCACGGAATGGCGTTGAGTTTCAAGGACAGAGCCGGTTGTCGTGAGATCTGGGAAGACATTTGCCGGGTTCAAGGTATAGAACCAACTGTCGACATCACACAAGACCTGTTGGATatttcagaagaagaagaatgtgATGAAATGTCAGAAACGGGTCGTCCGGTTGAGCTTCCTAACTGTGAACTCAATAACCTGGAAGAGATTGCTAACTTAGTTACCATGGCTTTCGTTTCACATACCGGTAAGGAAAGGCTCGCCTTGATCTTGGAAAAGGAGGACTATATTCCAAAACTACTGCAACTGTTACACACTTGTGAGACCCTAGGAGACATCGAAGGCTTACATCAATTGCATGAAATTATTATAAGAATCTTACTCCTCAACAAGACATTTCTGTTTGAGATCATGTTTTCTGATGAGTGTATCATGAATGTAATGGGATGTCTTGAATATGATCCTGCTTTGACTCAACCAAAAAGGCACAGGGAATTCTTGACCCAACATGCAAAGTTCAAGGAAGTGGTGCCAATAACAAACTGTGAACTTAGGCAAAAAATACATCAGACATACAGGGTACAGTACATTCTCAACATCATTTTGCCTGTACCATCCCTATTTGAAGACAGTTGTCTTTCTaatcttaaaacttttattttctttaacaaggTTGAGATAGTCCACATGCTGCAGAAAGATAACAAGTTTTTGCCTCAAGTTCTTGCACAGTTAAAAGATAAGACTACAGATGATGATAAGCGGcgtgaatttatattttttttcaaggaattctgttcattttctcaAACATTACAGCCTCAAAGCAAGGATGCACTACTCAAAACATTGACACAATTGGGAATTCTTCCTGCTCTTAAAATTGCAATCAGCCTGGATGATGTGCAAATAAGGTCAGCTGCTACTGACATATTTGCTTGTCTAGTGGAATATAATCCGTCGGTGATTCGAGAATTCATAATAAAAGAATCCTTGTGGAATGAAGATTGTAACCTTTTCATTAATTTAGTAATTAAACGAATGATCTGTGATACTGATCAAGAGCTAGGAAATGCTCTTCATTTAATGGGACTTCTTCGTTCTCTACTTGATGCAGACAGTGTGCTGGTGACACGTAATAATAACTGTGAAAGAAGTGAGTTTCTACATTTCTTCTATAAACATTGTATGCATAACCTCATAGCGCCACTCTTGGACACCACTTCAGAAGATACATGTGAAGAGGATGATATACTTGGAACtgacaaaaacagcaaaaattgcCTCA GTGCTCTTCGCTTTATGAGAAGTATAATTGGCATTAAAGATGAATTTTATAATCGTTACATCATCAAGGGAAATCTTTTAGAGCCGGTTGTAAATGCTCTTTTGGAAAATGGAAGTCGGTACAATATGTTGAATTCAGCTATTCTTGAACTATTTGAATACATAAGAGTGGAAAATATCAAGTCTCTTGTTACACATATAGTTGAAAAGTTTTATGAAACACTTGAATGGATTGAATATGTTCAGACATTCAAAGGTTTGAAGATGAAATATGAACAAGAGAAAGACCGACAGAGTCAAATACAGAAGAAGTTGAATTTTAtactgtataataaaatatttcgcAAATGTGACAGAGTCtgtgaaaaggaagaaacttgttataaagaaaatatagaggaAGGAGAAGCAGTTATGCAACCACTGGAAAATGATTTTCAAGTTCATTGTATggagactgaaaaaacaaaagaaaataaaaacaaggaagataTTCCTAAAAGAACAACTTCTGGTGACAACAAATTTACTTTCCCCCTTTCTGTTGGTGCTACTAATGGAACAGGTAGCTCAACTGGTAGTAACATAGTTGGTTTAGTGGATTATCcggatgatgatgaagaagaaaaggaagatgaaacaCCCCCCATGAAAAGACCACATCTAAGCCCATAA
- the LOC117028209 gene encoding protein tyrosine phosphatase type IVA 1-like, with amino-acid sequence MNYLAPAEITYKNMRFLIVHSPTKTSLNKFLQELKKNEVITIVGVCEATYNTTILEKEGIQILDWLFGDGGSPTSQIVDKWLKFVQQKFREAPGSCIAVHCATGLGRAPVLVALALMEGGMKHEDAILFIRQKCRGLLTASNFCIWRSIVL; translated from the exons ATGAACTACCTTGCTCCTGCAGAGATTACATATAAGAATat GAGATTTCTTATTGTGCACAGTCCAACCAAAACCTCCTTAAACAAATTCTTACAGGAACTTAAGAAGAACGAAGTTATCACCATAGTAGGCGTGTGTGAAGCAACTTACAACACTACCATTTTGGAGAAAGAAGGTATCCAGATTCTGGACTGGCTTTTTGGTGATGGTGGATCACCAACCAGCCAGATTGTTGATAAGTGGCTAAAATTTGTACAACAGAAATTCCGTGAGGCTCCTGGTTCTTGTATTGCAGTTCACTGTGCCACAGGTCTTGGGAGAGCTCCAGTGCTGGTTGCTCTAGCATTAATGGAAGGTGGAATGAAACATGAAGATGCAATACTATTCATAAGACAAAAGTGTCGTGGGCTTTTAACAGCAAGCAACTTTTGTATTTGGAGAAGTATAGTCCTATAA